GCTATCGTATCGGCGGCGCACGCGTGTTGCCGCAGCAAATCGCCGCTTGGGAGCGGTCTCCGTCTCATGATCCGATGGGAGTTGAATAAATGGCTGATGTAACGCTCTCCCAGCTCGCCAAAAGCTTCGGTACGGTTGATGTGCTGCATGGCATTGACCTTAGCATTGCCTCACGCGAGTTCGTCGTTTTCGTCGGGCCATCGGGCTGCGGTAAATCTACCCTGCTGCGCATTATCGCTGGGCTTGAAGAGATTTCTTCTGGCGATCTGCTCATTGATGGCGTGCGCGCCAACGATCTGCAGCCGGTCGAGCGTGGTACCTCGATGGTGTTCCAATCCTATGCGCTGTACCCGCACATGACGGTCGCGGAGAATATGACGTTTGGGCTGCGGATGGCAAAAATGCCAAAAGCTGATATTGCGCGGCGCTTGGCTGAAGCCGCCCGTATCTTGCAGCTCGAACCCCTGTTGGACCGGCGTCCGCGCCAGCTTTCGGGCGGCCAGCGTCAGCGGGTCGCGATCGGTCGTTGCATTGTGCGCGATCCGAAGGTTTTTCTGTTCGACGAGCCCCTATCAAACCTTGATACGGCGTTACGCGTCCAAATGCGCATTGAAATTGCCCGCCTACACCGCGAACTCAATGCGACAATGGTTTATGTCACACACGATCAAGTAGAAGCCATGACTTTGGCCGATAAAATCGTGGTGCTACGGGCAGGGCGTATTGAACAAGTCGGCGCCCCGTTAGAATTATATCATGCACCAGCCAATAAATTTGTTGCTGGTTTTATCGGCTCTCCAGCAATGAATTTTATCCCTGTTGTGCTTGCCTCGGTTGGCGAAAACGGGATCACCGTTACTTTGGGAACAAGCGATAATTTGCTGATTCCACGCCTACCGAATGGCCCCTCGGCGCCAACAGGCCGGTTGACCCTCGGGATTCGTCCGGAACACCTAAGCCTCACTCCACAGGGCGGGACCGAGCTTAAGTTGAGTGTTCAGGCCGTAGAACGCCTCGGCAGTCAGACTTTCTTGTATGGCACGCTGGCTGACGGCGCGTGGATTACGGTCGAGGCGCCGGGCGAAAC
This portion of the Elstera cyanobacteriorum genome encodes:
- a CDS encoding ABC transporter ATP-binding protein — translated: MADVTLSQLAKSFGTVDVLHGIDLSIASREFVVFVGPSGCGKSTLLRIIAGLEEISSGDLLIDGVRANDLQPVERGTSMVFQSYALYPHMTVAENMTFGLRMAKMPKADIARRLAEAARILQLEPLLDRRPRQLSGGQRQRVAIGRCIVRDPKVFLFDEPLSNLDTALRVQMRIEIARLHRELNATMVYVTHDQVEAMTLADKIVVLRAGRIEQVGAPLELYHAPANKFVAGFIGSPAMNFIPVVLASVGENGITVTLGTSDNLLIPRLPNGPSAPTGRLTLGIRPEHLSLTPQGGTELKLSVQAVERLGSQTFLYGTLADGAWITVEAPGETTFAVGSQVSAWIDPAAVHLFDSHDQALPRIAVP